One window of Botrimarina mediterranea genomic DNA carries:
- a CDS encoding complex I subunit 4 family protein produces the protein MNDHTLTFLVLIPLVAAGAMALVPKGAGGAAKKLTVLVTALVAAMAWSLAFDGRAGGAGLSHVVTAPWIPSLGVQFFLGVDGLSLPLVILTASLSLLAAIASLGVDRHPRGYCALLLLLETGMLGVFLALDFVLFYVFWELILVPMYLLIAVWGGSGGRKAAFKYFVYTLAASVLILGAGLLLYGQSDLTRLAPADLAASGILGPNAVKAQAPARELGEWIDLSDSLPMELIDAQATGAPLRTFNLVAMTRLAQTTDVFTAPTWGGHNLAWWAFVPLVLGLAVKVPAVPLHTWLPDAHTEAPTPVSMLLAGVMLKLGGYGMVRIAWPICPEAARDLAMVVAVVGVVGLLWGALAAMGQRDFKRLVAYSSVSHMGYVLLGLAAGTLGADAWALGASGAVFQMVAHGVTSAGLFFAVGVIYDRVHHRDLDRMGGLMNRMPTASGLALVLALASLGLPGLCGFVGELLVLLPTWTFNPSLAIATAAVTVLTAAYTLRAVRLAYYGPEYIGPHADGLTPIKPRELVVMVPLVIAAVVLGVQPGYVTKVAEPTIAAAGQSFRPPLTTGVTPVADAADAGRTTR, from the coding sequence ATGAACGACCACACGCTCACCTTCCTGGTGCTGATCCCGCTCGTCGCGGCGGGCGCGATGGCGCTCGTGCCGAAGGGCGCCGGCGGCGCGGCGAAGAAGCTGACGGTCCTCGTCACCGCGCTCGTCGCGGCGATGGCGTGGTCGCTCGCCTTCGACGGCCGCGCGGGGGGCGCCGGGCTGTCGCACGTCGTCACCGCGCCGTGGATCCCGTCGCTTGGCGTGCAGTTCTTCCTTGGCGTCGATGGGCTGAGCCTGCCGCTGGTGATCCTGACGGCGAGTCTCTCGCTGCTCGCCGCTATCGCGAGCCTAGGCGTCGATCGCCACCCGCGCGGCTACTGCGCGCTGCTGCTGCTGCTCGAGACGGGCATGCTCGGCGTGTTCCTCGCGCTCGACTTCGTGCTGTTCTATGTCTTCTGGGAACTGATCCTGGTGCCGATGTACCTGCTGATCGCCGTCTGGGGCGGCAGTGGCGGGCGCAAGGCGGCGTTCAAGTACTTCGTCTACACGCTGGCCGCTAGTGTGCTGATTCTGGGGGCGGGGCTATTGCTCTACGGGCAGAGCGACCTGACGCGGCTGGCGCCGGCGGACTTGGCGGCGAGTGGAATCCTGGGCCCGAACGCGGTTAAAGCGCAAGCGCCGGCGAGGGAGTTAGGCGAGTGGATCGACCTGAGCGATTCGTTGCCAATGGAACTCATCGACGCCCAAGCGACCGGCGCGCCGCTGCGGACATTCAACCTCGTGGCGATGACGCGGCTCGCACAGACGACCGACGTCTTCACCGCGCCGACGTGGGGCGGGCATAACCTCGCTTGGTGGGCGTTTGTGCCGCTGGTGCTGGGCCTCGCCGTGAAGGTCCCGGCCGTGCCGCTGCACACGTGGCTCCCCGACGCCCACACCGAGGCGCCGACGCCCGTCTCCATGCTGCTGGCCGGCGTGATGCTCAAGCTCGGCGGCTATGGCATGGTGCGGATCGCCTGGCCGATCTGTCCCGAAGCGGCCCGCGACTTGGCGATGGTCGTCGCCGTGGTTGGCGTCGTCGGCCTCTTGTGGGGCGCGCTGGCCGCGATGGGGCAGCGAGACTTCAAACGGCTGGTCGCCTACAGCTCGGTGAGCCACATGGGCTACGTGTTGCTGGGGCTCGCCGCCGGAACGCTCGGCGCCGACGCCTGGGCCCTCGGCGCTAGTGGGGCGGTGTTCCAGATGGTCGCGCACGGCGTCACGTCGGCGGGGCTCTTCTTCGCCGTCGGCGTGATCTACGACCGCGTCCACCACCGCGACCTCGACCGCATGGGCGGCCTGATGAACCGCATGCCCACTGCTAGCGGCCTAGCGCTCGTCTTGGCGCTAGCCAGCCTCGGCCTCCCCGGCCTGTGTGGCTTCGTCGGCGAGCTGCTGGTGCTGCTGCCGACATGGACGTTCAATCCCTCTCTCGCCATCGCCACGGCAGCGGTCACGGTGCTCACCGCCGCCTACACGCTCCGCGCGGTGCGGTTGGCGTACTACGGCCCCGAATATATTGGCCCGCACGCCGACGGCCTCACGCCGATCAAGCCGCGCGAACTCGTGGTGATGGTCCCGCTGGTCATCGCCGCCGTGGTGCTCGGCGTGCAGCCGGGCTACGTCACCAAAGTCGCGGAACCGACGATCGCCGCGGCTGGTCAATCCTTTCGTCCCCCATTAACTACGGGCGTGACGCCCGTCGCCGATGCTGCCGACGCTGGTCGAACAACTCGTTAA
- a CDS encoding NADH-quinone oxidoreductase subunit N, translating to MLPTLVEQLVNDTAGLSLPRSAPEMTLVVTIVLMLLARVPVALRRIEAFWIALVGSIVALGCLAWEASGGLAAIEPVEIYTGMLRHDALGVFSRGLLLTFLVLMVVLSKLTGLANREDGQDFFAMLFGATLGMCLMCRTNHLMMLLLSIEMASVPSYVLVGIVKGRRRSGEAALKYSVYGAAAAGVMLYGISLLAGLTGTAHLPTLGERLAEAHLSTMAADPEQRGVVMALALAGVLVMIGMAFKLSAAPFHFWAPDVFAGAPAEVGAFLSVASKTAALVLLLRIVSLTLPFDMLAHAEANEATTQLVAHSTADPASPARSFVVGLIAVAAALTCTVGNFAALTQTGAKRMLAYSTIAHAGYLLMPIAAAVALAENDPAGASAAAGAVMLYAAGYLFLNFTAFAAVAVIRNTRGSESIDDYAGLIRTAPVTATALCLAMIGLLGLPPLVGFWGKLAALRALVDAGGFWMTMLLVVAVLNTALSLVYYLRVVKTVCLDAPPNDLPTDRPERALQLLLAIGAAPIVLLGLAPEWLASVANEACRGVFG from the coding sequence ATGCTGCCGACGCTGGTCGAACAACTCGTTAACGACACGGCGGGCCTCAGCCTGCCGCGGTCGGCGCCGGAGATGACGCTCGTCGTGACGATCGTCCTGATGCTGCTTGCGCGCGTGCCGGTCGCGTTGCGACGCATCGAGGCGTTCTGGATCGCGTTGGTAGGGTCGATCGTGGCGCTGGGCTGCTTAGCATGGGAAGCGAGCGGCGGCCTCGCCGCGATCGAACCGGTCGAGATCTACACCGGCATGCTGCGGCACGACGCGCTGGGCGTCTTCTCGCGCGGGCTGCTGCTGACGTTTCTCGTCTTGATGGTCGTGCTGTCGAAGCTGACGGGGCTCGCTAACCGCGAGGACGGGCAGGACTTCTTCGCGATGCTCTTCGGCGCGACGCTCGGCATGTGCCTGATGTGCCGCACGAATCATCTGATGATGCTGCTCTTGTCGATCGAGATGGCGAGCGTGCCGTCGTACGTGCTGGTGGGGATCGTGAAGGGCCGCCGCCGGTCGGGCGAGGCGGCGCTCAAGTACTCCGTTTACGGCGCCGCAGCGGCGGGCGTGATGCTTTACGGCATCAGCCTGCTGGCGGGGCTTACCGGGACGGCCCACTTGCCAACGCTCGGCGAACGCCTCGCCGAAGCGCACCTCTCGACAATGGCCGCCGATCCGGAGCAACGCGGCGTCGTGATGGCGCTGGCGCTGGCGGGCGTGCTGGTGATGATCGGCATGGCGTTCAAGCTCTCGGCGGCGCCGTTCCACTTCTGGGCGCCCGACGTGTTCGCCGGCGCGCCGGCCGAGGTGGGGGCGTTCCTGTCGGTCGCGTCGAAGACCGCGGCGCTGGTGCTGCTGCTGCGGATCGTCTCGCTGACGTTGCCGTTCGACATGCTCGCCCACGCCGAGGCAAATGAAGCGACGACGCAACTTGTCGCGCACTCAACGGCCGACCCCGCTTCTCCGGCCCGGTCCTTCGTCGTCGGGCTGATCGCGGTCGCCGCGGCGCTGACCTGCACGGTTGGCAACTTCGCGGCGCTGACGCAGACCGGCGCGAAGCGGATGCTCGCCTACTCGACGATCGCCCACGCCGGCTACCTGTTGATGCCGATCGCCGCGGCGGTGGCGCTCGCGGAGAACGATCCCGCCGGCGCCTCAGCGGCGGCGGGCGCCGTGATGCTGTACGCGGCTGGCTACTTGTTCCTCAACTTCACGGCCTTCGCCGCGGTCGCCGTCATCCGCAACACACGCGGCAGCGAATCGATCGACGACTACGCCGGCCTGATCCGCACCGCGCCCGTCACGGCGACGGCGCTCTGCCTGGCGATGATCGGCCTCTTAGGCCTGCCGCCGCTGGTGGGCTTCTGGGGCAAGCTCGCGGCGTTGCGGGCGCTGGTGGACGCCGGCGGGTTTTGGATGACGATGTTGCTGGTGGTCGCCGTGCTGAACACGGCGCTGTCGCTGGTCTACTACCTGCGAGTCGTTAAGACGGTGTGCCTCGACGCGCCACCAAACGACCTGCCGACCGATCGCCCCGAGCGGGCCTTGCAGTTGCTGCTGGCGATCGGCGCCGCTCCGATTGTGCTCCTGGGTCTCGCGCCGGAGTGGCTGGCGAGCGTGGCGAACGAGGCGTGCCGCGGGGTGTTTGGTTGA
- a CDS encoding TatD family hydrolase, translated as MFYDTHAHLDQPTFADDLAEVLQRARSMGALDVNAIGVDAASSRAVVALAAAHPMVHAVVGVQPNDVAEAQPEDWDEIVRLASEPGVVGIGETGLDRYWDSTPFEQQQDYFDRHLRLSQATGLPFVVHMRECEADVLAMLREARERGPLVGVMHSYTGTAAGAAEAIELGLHVSFAGMVTYKKSDELREVAKTVPLDRLLVETDAPYLSPEPVRKIKRNEPGHVAHTARLLAEVRSEAFDAFAKQTTANAKRLFARR; from the coding sequence ATGTTCTACGACACCCATGCCCACCTCGATCAACCGACCTTCGCCGACGACTTGGCGGAAGTCCTCCAACGCGCCCGCTCGATGGGCGCGCTCGACGTGAACGCGATCGGCGTCGATGCGGCTTCGAGCCGCGCGGTCGTGGCGCTCGCGGCGGCGCATCCGATGGTGCACGCCGTGGTTGGCGTCCAGCCGAACGACGTCGCCGAGGCGCAGCCCGAGGACTGGGACGAGATCGTGCGGCTCGCTAGTGAGCCGGGGGTGGTGGGGATCGGCGAGACGGGGCTCGATCGCTATTGGGACTCGACACCCTTCGAGCAGCAGCAGGACTACTTCGACCGCCACCTACGGCTTTCACAAGCAACGGGCCTGCCGTTCGTGGTCCACATGCGTGAGTGCGAGGCGGACGTGCTGGCGATGCTCCGCGAAGCGCGCGAGCGCGGGCCGCTCGTCGGCGTCATGCACAGCTACACCGGCACAGCCGCCGGCGCCGCCGAGGCGATCGAGCTCGGCCTCCACGTCAGCTTCGCCGGCATGGTGACCTATAAGAAGTCGGACGAGCTGCGTGAGGTCGCCAAGACCGTGCCACTCGATCGTCTCTTGGTCGAAACCGACGCGCCGTACCTTTCGCCCGAACCGGTGCGGAAGATCAAGCGGAACGAGCCGGGGCACGTCGCGCACACGGCGCGGCTGCTGGCGGAGGTCCGCAGCGAGGCGTTCGACGCATTCGCGAAGCAGACGACCGCGAACGCGAAGCGACTCTTCGCACGCCGCTAG
- a CDS encoding transposase: MERELWEQLYAIARRLDNAWSGGFYRASEVVAVFLWAVVHDRPTSWACQPDNWPPQLSVPFPSQSTMSRRLRSRGVRELLGRLEQALGGDPRRWWLQRIDSKPLPIGSYSKDPDARVGRAANRFAKGYKLHVVWGEGPLPSVWRVEPMNTGDATAARPLLEELPGEGYVTGDRQYDSNPLHRVASPRHQIIAQQQRPGQALGHRRHEPSRVHCLEMLRRPFGQAVLAFRDPIERCFGNLTSFAGGLGPLPSWVRRLHRVHLWVQAKLLLNALRVLKRQKLVIATA, encoded by the coding sequence ATGGAACGCGAACTCTGGGAGCAACTGTACGCGATTGCCAGGCGGCTGGACAACGCTTGGTCGGGCGGGTTTTACCGGGCGTCGGAGGTCGTGGCGGTGTTCTTATGGGCGGTGGTCCACGACCGGCCCACCAGCTGGGCCTGCCAGCCCGACAACTGGCCGCCGCAGCTATCGGTTCCGTTCCCGTCGCAATCGACGATGAGCCGCCGGCTACGGAGCCGTGGCGTGAGGGAGCTGCTGGGCCGTCTGGAGCAGGCGTTGGGGGGCGACCCGCGGCGCTGGTGGTTGCAACGGATCGACAGCAAGCCGCTGCCGATCGGTTCCTACAGCAAGGACCCCGACGCGCGCGTGGGGCGGGCGGCCAACCGCTTCGCGAAGGGCTACAAGCTGCACGTGGTGTGGGGCGAGGGCCCGCTCCCTTCGGTGTGGCGGGTGGAGCCGATGAACACGGGCGACGCGACGGCCGCTCGTCCGCTGCTCGAAGAGCTGCCGGGCGAGGGCTATGTGACGGGGGACCGTCAGTACGACAGCAACCCGCTGCACCGCGTGGCTTCGCCGCGTCATCAGATCATCGCCCAGCAGCAGCGGCCGGGGCAGGCGTTGGGGCATCGCCGCCACGAGCCCAGCCGTGTGCACTGCCTGGAGATGCTCCGCCGTCCCTTCGGACAAGCCGTGCTCGCCTTCCGCGACCCGATCGAACGCTGCTTCGGCAACCTCACCAGCTTCGCCGGCGGCCTGGGCCCCCTGCCAAGCTGGGTCCGACGCCTTCACCGCGTCCACCTCTGGGTCCAAGCCAAGCTCCTCCTCAACGCCCTCCGCGTCCTCAAACGACAAAAGCTCGTGATAGCAACTGCATAA